A window from Mycolicibacterium tokaiense encodes these proteins:
- a CDS encoding PaaI family thioesterase, whose protein sequence is MTTDRDDLMAAFAAVVAASGRVRDALVGVSGDAKVLRECAHELDRVADRLVDSALDPGEPDAVAALTVDPRYGIRDRGLTPRHTITGGDGEQLFGVTTIERHFDGVGAVHGGAIALLFDDLLGRLANAAPRSMARTAYLHLDFRHPVPWGRQLQFFCRVAAVEGRKRFLEGELTLDGQALAGAGGLWVELRPSAPVCGSAR, encoded by the coding sequence ATGACCACCGACAGAGATGACCTGATGGCGGCGTTCGCGGCCGTGGTGGCCGCGTCTGGTCGGGTGCGTGACGCCCTGGTCGGTGTCAGCGGTGACGCGAAGGTGTTGCGGGAATGTGCGCACGAGCTCGACCGGGTCGCCGACCGGCTGGTGGACTCGGCGCTCGACCCCGGGGAGCCGGACGCCGTCGCCGCGCTCACGGTCGACCCGCGATACGGGATCCGGGACCGCGGCCTGACACCGCGGCACACCATCACCGGTGGCGACGGTGAGCAACTGTTCGGCGTCACCACCATCGAGCGTCACTTCGACGGCGTCGGCGCGGTGCACGGGGGCGCCATCGCCCTTCTCTTCGACGATCTTCTGGGACGCCTGGCCAATGCGGCGCCCCGGTCCATGGCGCGAACCGCGTACCTGCACCTCGACTTCCGTCACCCGGTGCCCTGGGGTAGGCAACTGCAGTTCTTCTGCCGCGTTGCCGCCGTCGAGGGCCGTAAGCGTTTCCTGGAGGGTGAGCTGACGCTCGACGGGCAGGCGCTGGCCGGTGCGGGCGGTCTGTGGGTCGAGCTCAGGCCTTCTGCGCCGGTGTGCGGTAGCGCGCGATGA
- a CDS encoding acyl-CoA synthetase codes for MYPGHHAAVRPDHPAIVMNGSGEVTTYAELERESARLARYLHQSGLRIGDGVVLVSPNHAMCLIVYWAAVRSGLYVTALNFHLGADEGLAVMANCRPRALIASADCSALAAALACGTPTLEVRLSFGGVVDGCADYDDELAGVSAEPLAHQPRGADMLYSSGTTGGIPKGIRPALPDREVHEPGDPMVTSFGPRYGFATDTVYLSPAPLYHGGPLRFAIVVLALGGTVVVLERFDAETALAAIDRHRCTHSQWVPTMFVRMLKLPKVVRDRYDVGSMRCAVHASAPCPVEVKRAMIEWWGPVLEEYYASQEAAGITMISSRDWLTHPGSVGRPVLGEIKICDADGAELPPGSTGTIYFARDEVPFVYHDDPERTRKAQHPEHESWSTPGDIGYVDEDGFLYLTDRAAFMIISGGVNIYPQEIEDELALHPEVYDVAVIGVPDDDLGETVAAFVIPAPGSVADGELEQRILDHLGTRLARYKMPRRVEFVDELPRTPTGKLAKAGLIARYRTPAQKA; via the coding sequence ATGTACCCCGGACATCACGCAGCTGTGCGCCCTGACCACCCCGCGATCGTCATGAACGGTTCGGGCGAGGTCACCACCTACGCCGAACTGGAGCGCGAGTCGGCACGATTGGCCCGGTACCTGCACCAGTCGGGCCTGCGGATCGGAGACGGAGTCGTACTGGTCTCCCCCAACCACGCGATGTGCCTGATCGTGTACTGGGCCGCGGTGCGCAGTGGGCTCTACGTCACGGCGCTGAACTTCCACCTGGGCGCTGACGAGGGCTTGGCAGTGATGGCGAACTGCCGGCCGCGCGCACTCATCGCCTCGGCCGATTGCAGCGCGTTGGCCGCCGCGCTGGCGTGCGGCACGCCCACCCTGGAGGTCCGACTGTCCTTCGGAGGCGTCGTGGACGGGTGCGCCGACTATGACGATGAGCTTGCCGGTGTGTCAGCCGAACCACTGGCACATCAGCCGCGCGGTGCCGACATGCTGTACTCCTCGGGGACCACCGGCGGCATTCCCAAGGGCATCCGGCCGGCACTGCCCGACCGCGAGGTGCACGAACCGGGTGACCCGATGGTGACCTCGTTCGGCCCGCGCTACGGCTTCGCCACCGATACCGTCTACCTGTCCCCCGCACCGCTGTATCACGGCGGTCCGCTGCGCTTTGCCATCGTGGTGCTCGCCCTGGGGGGCACGGTGGTGGTACTCGAACGGTTCGACGCCGAGACCGCACTGGCGGCGATAGATCGTCACCGGTGCACACACAGCCAGTGGGTGCCCACGATGTTCGTCCGAATGCTGAAACTGCCCAAGGTGGTTCGAGATCGGTACGACGTGGGCTCCATGCGGTGCGCCGTTCACGCCTCGGCCCCGTGCCCGGTCGAGGTGAAGCGCGCGATGATCGAATGGTGGGGCCCGGTCCTCGAAGAGTATTACGCCTCGCAGGAGGCTGCCGGCATCACCATGATCTCCAGCCGGGACTGGCTGACACACCCGGGCTCGGTGGGACGTCCGGTGCTCGGCGAGATCAAGATCTGTGACGCAGACGGGGCGGAGCTGCCGCCCGGGTCCACCGGCACCATCTACTTCGCCCGCGACGAGGTGCCGTTCGTCTACCACGACGACCCGGAACGCACCCGCAAGGCGCAGCACCCCGAGCACGAGAGCTGGAGCACCCCAGGCGATATCGGTTACGTCGACGAAGACGGCTTTCTCTATCTCACCGACCGGGCCGCCTTCATGATCATCTCCGGCGGTGTCAACATCTACCCGCAGGAGATCGAGGACGAACTGGCACTGCATCCCGAGGTGTACGACGTCGCGGTGATCGGGGTGCCCGACGACGACCTCGGCGAGACGGTCGCCGCCTTCGTCATCCCCGCACCAGGTTCGGTGGCCGACGGCGAACTCGAACAGCGCATCCTCGACCACCTCGGCACCCGCCTGGCGCGCTACAAGATGCCACGTCGCGTCGAGTTCGTCGACGAGTTGCCCCGCACCCCGACCGGCAAATTGGCGAAGGCGGGTCTCATCGCGCGCTACCGCACACCGGCGCAGAAGGCCTGA
- a CDS encoding cytochrome P450, whose protein sequence is MTQTSGPRLLDEVSLTSPELAIDPFPYFESLVEDAPVLWNTTMKAWLVSRYDDVSTALRDQAFGSDRVGPYLASRVPAQDRRRFERMFDILASWMVFMGPPDHTRLRGLVHKSFTPRRIRLLQGKADEIAQGLANTVKRRLDDGETVDLMADYCVPFPGQMIAEMFGVPVEDGVRLKGWAEELGLFINGALADPQRNERVAAAMAEFEDYLMELVLQYRRQPADNILSGLVEASDDADGTLSELELIGTCMLILDAGYKTVQNAMANALLTLMSSPQDWRRLGSDPTVAGAAVEECLRFLGPGNVIVRRAATDIELGGQQIEKGSRVYLLTGAANRDPRRFDDPQSFVIDRKPNPHLMFGQGIHFCLGTALARMELTSGLTTLTRTIDPPVLAVGERDLAWHRVLILHGVEALPVNRRPAP, encoded by the coding sequence ATGACGCAGACGAGCGGTCCGCGCCTGCTCGACGAGGTCAGTCTCACCTCGCCCGAGTTGGCCATCGACCCGTTCCCCTACTTCGAGTCGCTGGTGGAAGACGCTCCGGTGCTGTGGAACACCACGATGAAGGCGTGGCTGGTCTCCCGTTACGACGACGTGAGTACCGCGCTGCGCGATCAGGCTTTCGGGTCTGACCGGGTGGGTCCCTACCTGGCCAGCCGGGTACCCGCCCAGGACCGTCGGCGTTTCGAGAGGATGTTCGACATCCTGGCCAGCTGGATGGTCTTCATGGGCCCGCCCGACCACACCCGGCTGCGTGGTCTGGTGCACAAGTCGTTCACGCCCCGCCGGATCAGGTTGCTGCAGGGCAAGGCCGACGAGATCGCGCAGGGTCTCGCCAACACGGTCAAACGCCGACTCGACGACGGCGAGACCGTGGATCTCATGGCTGACTACTGCGTTCCTTTCCCCGGGCAGATGATTGCCGAGATGTTCGGTGTGCCAGTCGAAGACGGTGTGCGATTGAAGGGGTGGGCCGAGGAACTGGGTCTGTTCATCAACGGGGCACTGGCCGATCCGCAGCGTAATGAGCGCGTGGCCGCGGCCATGGCCGAGTTCGAGGACTATCTGATGGAACTGGTTCTCCAGTACCGCAGACAGCCCGCCGACAACATTCTGTCGGGGTTGGTCGAAGCCAGCGACGATGCCGACGGAACGCTGTCCGAACTCGAGCTCATCGGCACCTGCATGCTGATCCTCGACGCCGGCTACAAGACCGTGCAGAACGCCATGGCGAACGCTCTGCTGACGCTGATGTCCTCGCCGCAGGACTGGCGGCGGCTGGGCTCGGACCCCACGGTGGCCGGTGCGGCGGTGGAGGAGTGTCTGCGGTTCCTCGGGCCGGGCAACGTGATCGTGCGTCGGGCCGCCACCGACATCGAACTCGGCGGTCAGCAGATCGAGAAGGGCAGCCGGGTCTATCTGCTGACCGGCGCCGCCAACCGCGATCCCAGGCGCTTCGACGATCCGCAGTCGTTCGTCATCGACCGAAAACCCAATCCGCACCTGATGTTCGGGCAGGGCATCCACTTCTGCCTCGGCACTGCGCTGGCCCGGATGGAGCTGACCTCGGGGCTGACAACGCTGACCAGGACCATCGATCCGCCCGTGCTGGCCGTGGGGGAGAGGGACCTGGCCTGGCACCGGGTGCTGATCTTGCACGGGGTCGAAGCCCTGCCGGTCAATCGCAGGCCGGCGCCATGA
- a CDS encoding ferredoxin, translating into MTGEGAVRVDVDAGTCVGSTWCTTVAARTFVMGPDGKAHVASLDGVDIEELQEAEDSCPVSAIRVTGPPTDEGA; encoded by the coding sequence ATGACGGGCGAGGGGGCGGTCCGGGTCGACGTGGATGCCGGCACGTGCGTCGGGTCCACCTGGTGCACCACCGTCGCAGCCCGCACCTTCGTGATGGGGCCCGACGGCAAGGCCCATGTGGCCAGCCTCGACGGTGTCGACATCGAGGAGTTACAGGAAGCCGAAGACAGCTGCCCGGTGAGCGCGATCAGGGTGACCGGCCCACCGACCGATGAAGGAGCCTGA
- a CDS encoding NAD(P)/FAD-dependent oxidoreductase → MDEPQLFRPLRVVIVGAGVAGVRTATALRRRGFAGEVVLLSEEARLPYDRPPLTKQILNGTWHAEQARLIGPDQLDELGIDLRLGACAVGLGPNSVRLADGEAVSADFVVLATGSLPHRLADQPRDPRVHVVNNLDDVLRLRAAFDTATRLLIVGAGLIGGEVASAARRAGLEVDLVDAQPGAFTRALGPVGGTLLTARHRELGVRVHTGRWAEQWLADDTGIHLELDDGTRITGDHAVIAVGARPALDWLLGAPETDQPMLQANLEQGLACDSDGRVIGTSALYAVGDSAAWADPGTGVRTRGQHWTLAIEHAEVVAAVITARAGTSEADDEMPFPTVGPAYMWTDQADTKVQVVGDPHLGEEHLTLSTPDDGAVVLTSDRGHVVAVTLVGTPRALAAARAAVVDALPTETALAQIGHRVPLLPSTFDTARR, encoded by the coding sequence ATGGACGAGCCTCAACTGTTCCGCCCGTTGCGCGTCGTGATCGTTGGTGCGGGTGTGGCCGGTGTCCGTACCGCCACCGCCCTGCGCCGCCGCGGATTCGCCGGCGAGGTGGTGCTCCTGAGCGAGGAGGCGAGGCTGCCCTACGACCGTCCGCCGCTGACCAAGCAGATCCTCAACGGGACCTGGCATGCCGAGCAGGCCCGGCTGATCGGACCTGACCAGCTCGACGAGCTCGGCATCGACCTGCGACTCGGCGCCTGTGCGGTGGGCCTGGGCCCCAACAGTGTCCGGCTCGCTGACGGGGAGGCCGTGAGCGCCGATTTTGTGGTGTTGGCCACCGGATCACTGCCCCACCGACTCGCCGATCAACCGCGCGATCCGCGGGTGCACGTGGTGAACAACCTCGACGATGTCCTGCGCCTGCGGGCCGCGTTCGACACCGCGACCCGTCTGCTCATCGTCGGGGCGGGCCTCATCGGCGGCGAGGTTGCCTCAGCGGCACGCCGGGCGGGGCTCGAGGTCGACCTGGTCGACGCCCAGCCTGGCGCATTCACCCGGGCGCTGGGGCCCGTCGGAGGGACCCTGCTGACCGCCCGGCACCGCGAGCTCGGCGTACGGGTGCACACCGGCAGGTGGGCAGAACAATGGCTCGCCGACGACACCGGGATACATCTCGAACTGGACGACGGCACCCGGATCACCGGCGATCACGCAGTGATCGCCGTCGGCGCGCGCCCGGCACTCGACTGGCTGCTGGGCGCCCCGGAAACCGACCAGCCGATGCTGCAGGCGAACCTCGAACAGGGCCTGGCGTGCGACAGCGACGGCCGGGTCATCGGCACCTCGGCGCTCTACGCCGTCGGCGACAGCGCCGCCTGGGCCGACCCGGGCACCGGCGTGCGCACCCGAGGACAACACTGGACGCTGGCCATCGAGCACGCCGAGGTGGTGGCCGCGGTGATCACCGCGCGAGCCGGCACATCCGAGGCCGACGACGAGATGCCGTTTCCCACGGTGGGTCCGGCCTACATGTGGACCGATCAGGCGGACACCAAGGTGCAGGTGGTCGGCGATCCGCACCTGGGCGAAGAGCACCTCACGCTGTCCACCCCCGACGACGGCGCGGTGGTGCTGACCTCCGACCGTGGCCACGTGGTGGCCGTGACCCTGGTCGGCACTCCGCGCGCGTTGGCCGCCGCTCGCGCGGCCGTGGTCGACGCGCTGCCCACCGAGACGGCACTGGCCCAGATCGGCCATCGGGTTCCGTTGTTGCCCAGCACCTTCGACACCGCCCGGCGCTGA